TTCAAGTAGCGTCTGATTCTCCTGATGCTTTGGATCAGTTTCCTCTCGATCGCTATTTTCTTGGTCTGGCACTTGATGGCCACTTTTATCAGCGAGAATTCGAATGGCTTCCTGAAAAGAAACACCTTCAATCTCCCGAATAAAGGTAAGAACATTCCCACCCTTTCCGCATCCAAAGCAATGAAAAATTTGCTTATCGGAAGAAACGGAAAAAGAAGGAGTTTTCTCATTATGGAATGGACAAAGCCCAAAGTAATTTCGACTCTTCTTTGTCAGTTGCACATATTCACCGACAACGTCAACGATGTCGTTTGAATTGCGAATTTCCTCAATGACACTTTCTGGAATGCGATTAGACATACAATCACCATGTTTACTTTTTATTCTAGAAGAAGTATAAAAACCCTTCAAAATTCGACAAGATTTTTTTGAGAGAACCCTTAAAAAATCTTATTGTGTATAGGACTTAAGGCGATACGCTAAAAGCCCTACCCTAAGAGACCATTAATCATGCTTTCTTTCCCTAGAGATCGATGCTCTCCTACCAGGTCATGTTCGACAAACCCATAAAAGGATGCCGGCTATAGTCAAGTATTCTACATTCCTGTCAGGAATCCTTCTCAAAGAATATAAGTTTTAACTTTCTGAAAAGTCGCTACTTCTATTCAAATGACGGGACATAGCATCCATTCCCCACTATTCCATTATGCAAACCATAGAAACATTTTTTCACAAAATACAATTATAATACAATAAAGATTGAATTACCACGATTTTTTTATAGAATATGAGTATAATTTTACACGAAACTTTCACATCCACATGACAAAACACAGGTGCAGCACCTGTGTTTTATTTTAAGACTTTGAGTGAATTCGATTGAGAATCGTATTAGCTGTTTCTTCAACGGCTTTGTTTGAAACATCAATTACATCACATTGAATGCGGTCCACTACGGAATTAAAATGGCTAAGCTCGTGGTGGATGCGTTCCATATTAGCATAGGTCGCCTGATCATCCAATCCTAATGCTTTCAAGCGCTCTCTGCGAATATCATTAAGCTTTTCTGCACTAATCTTAAGACCTATACATTTTGAAGGATTCACTTTAAAGAGTTCTTCAGGTGGGTCCACCTCTGGAACAATAGGGACATTGGCTACTTTCAAGCGTTTATGTGCTAAGTACTGAGAAAGTGGTGTCTTCGAAGTTCTTGAAACGCCTATTAACACGACATCTGCTTTCAGAATCCCTCTAGGGTCTCTCCCGTCGTCATATTTCACTGCAAATTCAATGGCCTCTACCCTCTTAAAGTAATCTTCATCCAACTTGTGAACTAGCCCTGGTTCTAGGCGCGGCTTCTTTCCATAATGCTTTTCAATTTGGTCTATAAAAGGACCAATAATATCAATAGCGATCACATCATGCTCTTTCGCTTCTTGTAATAAGTACTCTCTAAATTCAGGGATGACTAATGTGAAGCCAATCATTGCTTGATGATCTTTTGCCTGAAGGACAGCCTCTTTTAGAGTGGCTTTATCCTCAATATATGGAATACGTTGAATTTCAAATTCACTGTTATTAAACTGACTAATCGATGCTTTAACAACTAGTTCAGCTGTCTCTCCTACAGAGTCTGATACGACATAAACAATTGGTTTACCCATCCTACTACCTCCTCACGCCTTATATACGTTCATCACGTCCTAGTTCAACTAGTGCTTTCGTTAAGTTCGTTTTCGTTAAACGACCAATAACTTCATAGCCTTCTGCGTCATTCTTAACAACCGGAAGCGCATCAATTTGTTTATCGATTAGCATTTGACCTGCTTCTAGCAATAGGTCTTCTTTATAACAAAGCGTAACATTCGGCATCCTTGTCATTATAATATGAACGGGAATTTCCCGTAAATCTTGATTTCCGATACTTGCACGCAATAAATCCTTACGTGATAACACACCTACTAATTTTGCATGATCATTTACTACAAAAAGGGTTCCGACATCTTCTAGAAACATCGTACAGATTGCGTCGTATACAGAGACGTTTTCATGAACGACAACAGGAATCGATTGAAAGTCTTGAACTTTAAACTTTTTTAGTTTTTCAGTTAATAGTTCTGAGCCAGTTTTGCCAGTATAAAAATACCCTACTCTCGGTCTTGCATCTAAGTATCCCGCCATGGTCAGAATGGCTAAATCCGGTCGCAGGGTTGCTCGTGTCAAACTTAAACGCTCTGCTATATTCTCCCCTGTAATCGGACCGTTTTCTTTAACAATTTCTATAATATGTTCCTGGCGTTGTGTTAAGTCCATCGTTTCACCACCTCTTACTATGTGTCATACTATTTAAAATATTATATCTCATTTTAGCCATAGTTGGAAGAACAGTCCTCTCTTATTTCACCGTTCACTTCAAAATAAGCAACATAAACACCATCATTTTTGTACAACTTCTCCGTCATAAGTGAAAAAACCTCGCCCCCATACCCAATCAAGGTATAAAGACGAGTTTCCTCTTATGTGATCCGTTATGCGCTTTGCAAGAATACTGAACAGTCCTTGAAATGTCAACTATTCCGCTACTCTTTCAGCCAATCTAATTGATTTAAGAACTTCTTCGACTTTAAATAATAGCCACCATAGCGATCATAATATTCGGTTATGATTTGCTTGAGTCGTTCCTTATTTTCTTGTTTTACAGATATATTGCCAACCCTCGTTACGTCTACTCCAAGGCATATTCGTAAAAGTTTCAAGAGGTTTGGTGAGAGACCGTAAGAATGGGGGTCTATGTGTCGGCACCTCGTACACAACGTCCCACCTTCTTGTACAGAAAAAGAAAAAGGCTCTACTTCAGACCCGCAGTTCACACAACGATGAACTTCAGGCGCAAAGCCGCCTTTACGAAACATCTTCATTTCATACATGAACATTAGAATATCTAAATCTTTATCTTCTGTAATCCAAATAAATGTTTGTAACAGCTGTTGAAACAAAAACGGGTCAGGCTTGTTTTGTTCCTGTAGCTTATCAGTCAGTTCTGCCATATAAGAAGCATACGCTGTCTTAACGATATCTTCTCGAATGGCTCGCAAGGAATACAATACCTCTCCTTGCTGCAAGGTCCCCATGTTAGAGCCCATTTGCACCAAGAAGGAAGCATATACAAACGGTTGGGTAATTGCTGTTAATCGACTTTTAGGCTTTTTAGCCCCTCTTGCCATTACAGCAATTTTACCTTTTTCCCGCGTGAACAAGGTGACAATTTTGTTCGTTTCCCCGTAGTCACCTGTTCTGATTACAATCCCCTCTACCTTTTCTAACAATATAACTCACCTATCTTCTTTCTCTACAACTGTCGATCAAATTCTGCATAATCTTCACTGTGTTCTCTAACTGGAGAACCTTCACTATCTGTAGTTTCCATTTCTTTCATTAATAAATAGGTTTCAATGTTTCCTGTTTGACTAAAGACCTTCCATGTAAAGTCGAGCACAAGAAACCCCCACCTTTCTATTGGATTAAGAAAATGTATGATTAATCTTAGATTGACCGTAAACGCCGGCACTCATGTGACTTAATATTTTCCAAATTAATATTCGTCTTCTCTGTAACCATACTCTTGCAAGTGATTTGTACGATTACGCCAGTCTTTTTGAACCTTCACAAAAAGCTCTAAATAAATTTTAGTTCCTAGTAAAGCTTCAATATCTTTACGAGCTCTCTGTCCAATTTCCTTCAACATCGAACCTTGTTTTCCAATAATGATTCCTTTTTGACTAGAGCGTTCAACAATAATGGAAGCTTGCACGTTCAATTTTTCGTTTTCTCGCTCTTCAATTCCCTCAATGACTACCGCAATGGAGTGAGGAACTTCTTCACGAGTTAAATGTAGCGCCTTCTCGCGAATTAACTCACTGATTACAAAGCGCTCTGGGTGGTCTGTAATCATATCTTCCGGATAGAATTGTGGTCCTTCAGGCATCTTCTCAACCATTAACTTCAATAGGTTATCAACGTTATTGCCTTCAAGGGCAGAGATCGGTACAATCTCAGCGAAGTCATACTTTGTTCGATACTCATCAATTAGTTTAATTAATTCGTCCGGGTGAACCTGATCTAATTTATTCACAATCAAGAAGACAGGTTGCTTTACTTTTTGAAGCATATTGATAATAAATTCATCACCACGTCCAAAGCCTTCCTTCGCATTCACCATAAATAATACTAAGTCTACTTCGTTTAAGCTTTGTTCAGCGACATTCACCATAAAGCTGCCTAATTTATGTTTTGGTTTATGGATCCCTGGCGTATCTATAAATACCAATTGGGCGTCATCTTGTGTGTAAACCCCTTGAATTTTGTTACGAGTTGTTTGTGCCTTATCACTCATTATGGCAATCTTCTGGCCAATAACCCGATTCATAAATGTGGATTTTCCTACGTTTGGTCGTCCGATAATGGATATAAATCCTGATTTGAAATCTGATTCCATGTTGTATCCTCCATGCTTTGATGATTATTCCTTAAATCAATCTTGATTTTTTTCTATTTTACTACAAATTCGCCTTCATTTCATGTAATCGACAAAAGCAGTTACGATGTTACAAGAAAACAAAAAGGTTATTGTTTCCCCTTTTGATTTTTAACAATTAACAACAAAAAAGACCCGGAAAAGAGTTCCCAGGTCTTCTTAGAATAGTTTAGGAAGAAATATAATACAAGCAATAATTACAGAAGCTAGCGCGGCAACTAGTACCGCTCCAGCTGATATGTCTTTAATTTCCCCTACCAAGGGGTGATAATTTGGCGATAAGAAATCCATAATTCGCTCAATTACAGAATTAATCATTTCTAAAATAATGACAATAGCCATTATAGTAATGACCGCAACCCACTCCCATGCTACTAAACCAAAAAAAAGACCCGCTAGTATCACAAGAGCTGATACGGACAAATGAATTCTAAAGTTTCGTTCCGTTTTAAGTACGTTCCATAGACCGTTAAAGGCAAAGGAAAAACCGATGAGCTTTTTTTTACTCGTTCCGTTTGAGCCCGAACTCATGTAAAATTTCCTCTTGTCTTGTGAACATTTTCTTTTCATCCTCTTTATTCATGTGGTCATACCCAAGCAGGTGTAAAAACCCATGAAGAGCTAAAAAGCCAAGTTCACGCTCATAAG
The nucleotide sequence above comes from Pontibacillus chungwhensis. Encoded proteins:
- a CDS encoding pyruvate, water dikinase regulatory protein, with amino-acid sequence MGKPIVYVVSDSVGETAELVVKASISQFNNSEFEIQRIPYIEDKATLKEAVLQAKDHQAMIGFTLVIPEFREYLLQEAKEHDVIAIDIIGPFIDQIEKHYGKKPRLEPGLVHKLDEDYFKRVEAIEFAVKYDDGRDPRGILKADVVLIGVSRTSKTPLSQYLAHKRLKVANVPIVPEVDPPEELFKVNPSKCIGLKISAEKLNDIRRERLKALGLDDQATYANMERIHHELSHFNSVVDRIQCDVIDVSNKAVEETANTILNRIHSKS
- the recO gene encoding DNA repair protein RecO, coding for MLEKVEGIVIRTGDYGETNKIVTLFTREKGKIAVMARGAKKPKSRLTAITQPFVYASFLVQMGSNMGTLQQGEVLYSLRAIREDIVKTAYASYMAELTDKLQEQNKPDPFLFQQLLQTFIWITEDKDLDILMFMYEMKMFRKGGFAPEVHRCVNCGSEVEPFSFSVQEGGTLCTRCRHIDPHSYGLSPNLLKLLRICLGVDVTRVGNISVKQENKERLKQIITEYYDRYGGYYLKSKKFLNQLDWLKE
- a CDS encoding YqzL family protein, which translates into the protein MLDFTWKVFSQTGNIETYLLMKEMETTDSEGSPVREHSEDYAEFDRQL
- the era gene encoding GTPase Era; the protein is MESDFKSGFISIIGRPNVGKSTFMNRVIGQKIAIMSDKAQTTRNKIQGVYTQDDAQLVFIDTPGIHKPKHKLGSFMVNVAEQSLNEVDLVLFMVNAKEGFGRGDEFIINMLQKVKQPVFLIVNKLDQVHPDELIKLIDEYRTKYDFAEIVPISALEGNNVDNLLKLMVEKMPEGPQFYPEDMITDHPERFVISELIREKALHLTREEVPHSIAVVIEGIEERENEKLNVQASIIVERSSQKGIIIGKQGSMLKEIGQRARKDIEALLGTKIYLELFVKVQKDWRNRTNHLQEYGYREDEY
- a CDS encoding diacylglycerol kinase family protein, yielding MSSGSNGTSKKKLIGFSFAFNGLWNVLKTERNFRIHLSVSALVILAGLFFGLVAWEWVAVITIMAIVIILEMINSVIERIMDFLSPNYHPLVGEIKDISAGAVLVAALASVIIACIIFLPKLF
- a CDS encoding helix-turn-helix transcriptional regulator; this translates as MDLTQRQEHIIEIVKENGPITGENIAERLSLTRATLRPDLAILTMAGYLDARPRVGYFYTGKTGSELLTEKLKKFKVQDFQSIPVVVHENVSVYDAICTMFLEDVGTLFVVNDHAKLVGVLSRKDLLRASIGNQDLREIPVHIIMTRMPNVTLCYKEDLLLEAGQMLIDKQIDALPVVKNDAEGYEVIGRLTKTNLTKALVELGRDERI